Proteins encoded within one genomic window of Neodiprion fabricii isolate iyNeoFabr1 chromosome 6, iyNeoFabr1.1, whole genome shotgun sequence:
- the LOC124184585 gene encoding uncharacterized protein LOC124184585 isoform X3: MRCILIFDHLNDVLFTKCNKKFAAHIQKLARIQGLIPEDKDENDVSNKLSPNTIIQLFAPIVTSQRVMACQFGNSYTSVQCQDGTNMVFDDFMGYMFVYIASSDVTLMKRTLGVCVSIVRHLCGPDVALLKWNKQRVSLVSSLLDAWITLRGCEQSILVEAIEQLSVNPDLASATLRALHDATDKLRTQSEFSNVHALILVENKFLSLYSSKNSLDLSASDILLMMLLCWVAGDKGKLMEDQDNFDDDFLSPENSLTEESKGLNIAGKLANPTCKDITNLFGDSRDSSISEGLYKLAEDDLYSQLVLLGSGHNYTANAIHITELADGINLVIIIEASNLSTSSGLYDSFYYLNTINNLQLQKDIDELKPAFDNLDAAIKKSIDGIKKNRNHINNDIDMCQRRLQVKWEFIRKKYVELLKSRDPECVLRIESSTSGFTDTMKELLQLTCFDKNFLKQGVDVITAIWTMVDHSRAHLQEGHLSVMWKDTTFNYAYFLWFEDNSGSPLKCKIHPNHLMKNLPLPGIICGDYYKKLVEVCFPKLSPNKIRIYELYCVHLGLATSSCVLEHSRRLAATIWEVTGVPNNPIDIL; encoded by the exons ATGCGGTGCATTTTAATATTTGACCACTTGAACGATGTGTTATTTACAAAgtgcaacaaaaaatttgcCGCGCATATACAGAAACTGGCTAGGATACAGGGACTCATTCCCGAGGATAAG GACGAAAACGATGTCAGTAACAAGCTGAGTCCGAATACAATAATCCAACTGTTTGCGCCAATTGTAACTTCCCAGCGAGTGATGGCGTGTCAATTTGGCAATTCATATACATCTGTACAGTGTCAGGATGGCACTAACATGGTATTTGATGATTTCATGGGCTATATGTTTGTCTACATAGCCAGTAGCGACGTCACTTTAATGAAGAGGACTCTGGGGGTCTGCGTATCCATTGTTCGACACTTATGTGGACCTGACGTAGCTCT ATTAAAATGGAACAAGCAAAGAGTATCTCTGGTTTCATCCTTACTGGACGCCTGGATAACTCTGCGGGGATGTGAGCAGAGCATACTAGTCGAGGCTATAGAACAATTATCCGTGAATCCAGATTTAGCGTCCGCTACTCTGAGAGCACTGCACGATGCAACTGACAAACTTAGAACGCAATCGGAATTCAGTAATGTCCATGCCTTGATTTtggtggaaaataaatttttatccttatACTCGAGTAAAAATTCACTCGACTTGAGTGCCTCTGATATTTTGCTAATGATGCTGCTATGCTGGGTTGCTGGAGATAAAGGAAAATTAATGGAAGATCAAGACAACTTTGACGATGACTTTTTAAGCCCGGAAAATAGCTTGACAGAAGAGTCAAAAGGCCTTAATATTGCTGGAAAATTAGCTAATCCAACGTGCAAAGACATCACGAATTTATTTG GTGACTCGAGAGATTCGTCTATCAGCGAGGGCTTGTACAAGTTGGCCGAAGATGATTTATACAGCCAACTGGTACTGCTTGGTTCTGGTCATAACTATACAGCAAATGCGATTCACATCACAGAATTAGCGGATGGTATTAATTTAGTTATAATCATAGAGGCAAGCAACTTGTCAACGTCGTCTGGTCTCTACGATAGTTTTTACTATTTGAATACAATAAACAATCTACAGCTGCAGAAAGACATAGACGAGCTGAAGCCAGCGTTCGATAATTTAGACGCAGCGATAAAGAAATCCATAGACGGGATTAAGAAGAACAGAAATCATATAAACAACGACATTGATATGTGTCAGAGGAGATTACAAGTGAAATGGGAATTTATACGCAAGAAATATGTAGAACTACTGAAATCCAGAGATCCCGAATGCGTTCTGAGAATAGAATCCAGCACTTCTGGATTTACGGATACTATGAAAGAGCTACTGCAGCTCACCTGCTTCGACAAGAACTTTCTGAAGCAAGGTGTAGACGTCATTACAGCT ATATGGACGATGGTTGATCATAGCAGAGCTCATTTACAAGAAGGACACTTGTCTGTCATGTGGAAGGATACAACGTTTAATTATGCGTATTTTTTATGGTTTGAGGACAATTCG ggATCGCCCTTGAAGTGTAAAATTCACCCGAATCATCTAATGAAAAATCTCCCCCTGCCTGGTATCATATGTGGTGACTATTACAA GAAACTTGTCGAAGTCTGCTTTCCAAAGTTATCACCAAACAAGATCAGAATATACGAGCTCTACTGTGTACACTTGGGTCTAGCAACGTCGTCTTGCGTCTTGGAACATTCCAGAAGACTCGCAGCGACGATATGGGAAGTTACCGGAGTGCCAAACAACCCTATTGATATTCTGTAA
- the LOC124184585 gene encoding Hermansky-Pudlak syndrome 1 protein homolog isoform X2 yields MRCILIFDHLNDVLFTKCNKKFAAHIQKLARIQGLIPEDKDENDVSNKLSPNTIIQLFAPIVTSQRVMACQFGNSYTSVQCQDGTNMVFDDFMGYMFVYIASSDVTLMKRTLGVCVSIVRHLCGPDVALLKWNKQRVSLVSSLLDAWITLRGCEQSILVEAIEQLSVNPDLASATLRALHDATDKLRTQSEFSNVHALILVENKFLSLYSSKNSLDLSASDILLMMLLCWVAGDKGKLMEDQDNFDDDFLSPENSLTEESKGLNIAGKLANPTCKDITNLFGDSRDSSISEGLYKLAEDDLYSQLVLLGSGHNYTANAIHITELADGINLVIIIEASNLSTSSGLYDSFYYLNTINNLQLQKDIDELKPAFDNLDAAIKKSIDGIKKNRNHINNDIDMCQRRLQVKWEFIRKKYVELLKSRDPECVLRIESSTSGFTDTMKELLQLTCFDKNFLKQGVDVITAVSKLVRQKINDFSNFLKVKALKNFTLGSYLEEFPGLVHFIYVDRTTHRLTAPTLDFTSPETLALTNKKIWTMVDHSRAHLQEGHLSVMWKDTTFNYAYFLWFEDNSGSPLKCKIHPNHLMKNLPLPGIICGDYYKKLVEVCFPKLSPNKIRIYELYCVHLGLATSSCVLEHSRRLAATIWEVTGVPNNPIDIL; encoded by the exons ATGCGGTGCATTTTAATATTTGACCACTTGAACGATGTGTTATTTACAAAgtgcaacaaaaaatttgcCGCGCATATACAGAAACTGGCTAGGATACAGGGACTCATTCCCGAGGATAAG GACGAAAACGATGTCAGTAACAAGCTGAGTCCGAATACAATAATCCAACTGTTTGCGCCAATTGTAACTTCCCAGCGAGTGATGGCGTGTCAATTTGGCAATTCATATACATCTGTACAGTGTCAGGATGGCACTAACATGGTATTTGATGATTTCATGGGCTATATGTTTGTCTACATAGCCAGTAGCGACGTCACTTTAATGAAGAGGACTCTGGGGGTCTGCGTATCCATTGTTCGACACTTATGTGGACCTGACGTAGCTCT ATTAAAATGGAACAAGCAAAGAGTATCTCTGGTTTCATCCTTACTGGACGCCTGGATAACTCTGCGGGGATGTGAGCAGAGCATACTAGTCGAGGCTATAGAACAATTATCCGTGAATCCAGATTTAGCGTCCGCTACTCTGAGAGCACTGCACGATGCAACTGACAAACTTAGAACGCAATCGGAATTCAGTAATGTCCATGCCTTGATTTtggtggaaaataaatttttatccttatACTCGAGTAAAAATTCACTCGACTTGAGTGCCTCTGATATTTTGCTAATGATGCTGCTATGCTGGGTTGCTGGAGATAAAGGAAAATTAATGGAAGATCAAGACAACTTTGACGATGACTTTTTAAGCCCGGAAAATAGCTTGACAGAAGAGTCAAAAGGCCTTAATATTGCTGGAAAATTAGCTAATCCAACGTGCAAAGACATCACGAATTTATTTG GTGACTCGAGAGATTCGTCTATCAGCGAGGGCTTGTACAAGTTGGCCGAAGATGATTTATACAGCCAACTGGTACTGCTTGGTTCTGGTCATAACTATACAGCAAATGCGATTCACATCACAGAATTAGCGGATGGTATTAATTTAGTTATAATCATAGAGGCAAGCAACTTGTCAACGTCGTCTGGTCTCTACGATAGTTTTTACTATTTGAATACAATAAACAATCTACAGCTGCAGAAAGACATAGACGAGCTGAAGCCAGCGTTCGATAATTTAGACGCAGCGATAAAGAAATCCATAGACGGGATTAAGAAGAACAGAAATCATATAAACAACGACATTGATATGTGTCAGAGGAGATTACAAGTGAAATGGGAATTTATACGCAAGAAATATGTAGAACTACTGAAATCCAGAGATCCCGAATGCGTTCTGAGAATAGAATCCAGCACTTCTGGATTTACGGATACTATGAAAGAGCTACTGCAGCTCACCTGCTTCGACAAGAACTTTCTGAAGCAAGGTGTAGACGTCATTACAGCTGTCAGTAAATTGGTCAGACAGAAGATCAACGACTTCAGCAATTTCTTGAAAGTCAAAGCTCTCAAGAACTTCACTCTCGGCTC ATATCTGGAAGAGTTCCCAGGGCtggttcattttatttatgtagACAGAACGACACACAGGCTCACTGCTCCAACTTTGGATTTCACTAGTCCTGAAACATTAGCGCTTACCAATAAGAAG ATATGGACGATGGTTGATCATAGCAGAGCTCATTTACAAGAAGGACACTTGTCTGTCATGTGGAAGGATACAACGTTTAATTATGCGTATTTTTTATGGTTTGAGGACAATTCG ggATCGCCCTTGAAGTGTAAAATTCACCCGAATCATCTAATGAAAAATCTCCCCCTGCCTGGTATCATATGTGGTGACTATTACAA GAAACTTGTCGAAGTCTGCTTTCCAAAGTTATCACCAAACAAGATCAGAATATACGAGCTCTACTGTGTACACTTGGGTCTAGCAACGTCGTCTTGCGTCTTGGAACATTCCAGAAGACTCGCAGCGACGATATGGGAAGTTACCGGAGTGCCAAACAACCCTATTGATATTCTGTAA
- the LOC124184585 gene encoding Hermansky-Pudlak syndrome 1 protein homolog isoform X1, producing MRCILIFDHLNDVLFTKCNKKFAAHIQKLARIQGLIPEDKDENDVSNKLSPNTIIQLFAPIVTSQRVMACQFGNSYTSVQCQDGTNMVFDDFMGYMFVYIASSDVTLMKRTLGVCVSIVRHLCGPDVALLKWNKQRVSLVSSLLDAWITLRGCEQSILVEAIEQLSVNPDLASATLRALHDATDKLRTQSEFSNVHALILVENKFLSLYSSKNSLDLSASDILLMMLLCWVAGDKGKLMEDQDNFDDDFLSPENSLTEESKGLNIAGKLANPTCKDITNLFGDSRDSSISEGLYKLAEDDLYSQLVLLGSGHNYTANAIHITELADGINLVIIIEASNLSTSSGLYDSFYYLNTINNLQLQKDIDELKPAFDNLDAAIKKSIDGIKKNRNHINNDIDMCQRRLQVKWEFIRKKYVELLKSRDPECVLRIESSTSGFTDTMKELLQLTCFDKNFLKQGVDVITAVSKLVRQKINDFSNFLKVKALKNFTLGSRTSLTINKYLEEFPGLVHFIYVDRTTHRLTAPTLDFTSPETLALTNKKIWTMVDHSRAHLQEGHLSVMWKDTTFNYAYFLWFEDNSGSPLKCKIHPNHLMKNLPLPGIICGDYYKKLVEVCFPKLSPNKIRIYELYCVHLGLATSSCVLEHSRRLAATIWEVTGVPNNPIDIL from the exons ATGCGGTGCATTTTAATATTTGACCACTTGAACGATGTGTTATTTACAAAgtgcaacaaaaaatttgcCGCGCATATACAGAAACTGGCTAGGATACAGGGACTCATTCCCGAGGATAAG GACGAAAACGATGTCAGTAACAAGCTGAGTCCGAATACAATAATCCAACTGTTTGCGCCAATTGTAACTTCCCAGCGAGTGATGGCGTGTCAATTTGGCAATTCATATACATCTGTACAGTGTCAGGATGGCACTAACATGGTATTTGATGATTTCATGGGCTATATGTTTGTCTACATAGCCAGTAGCGACGTCACTTTAATGAAGAGGACTCTGGGGGTCTGCGTATCCATTGTTCGACACTTATGTGGACCTGACGTAGCTCT ATTAAAATGGAACAAGCAAAGAGTATCTCTGGTTTCATCCTTACTGGACGCCTGGATAACTCTGCGGGGATGTGAGCAGAGCATACTAGTCGAGGCTATAGAACAATTATCCGTGAATCCAGATTTAGCGTCCGCTACTCTGAGAGCACTGCACGATGCAACTGACAAACTTAGAACGCAATCGGAATTCAGTAATGTCCATGCCTTGATTTtggtggaaaataaatttttatccttatACTCGAGTAAAAATTCACTCGACTTGAGTGCCTCTGATATTTTGCTAATGATGCTGCTATGCTGGGTTGCTGGAGATAAAGGAAAATTAATGGAAGATCAAGACAACTTTGACGATGACTTTTTAAGCCCGGAAAATAGCTTGACAGAAGAGTCAAAAGGCCTTAATATTGCTGGAAAATTAGCTAATCCAACGTGCAAAGACATCACGAATTTATTTG GTGACTCGAGAGATTCGTCTATCAGCGAGGGCTTGTACAAGTTGGCCGAAGATGATTTATACAGCCAACTGGTACTGCTTGGTTCTGGTCATAACTATACAGCAAATGCGATTCACATCACAGAATTAGCGGATGGTATTAATTTAGTTATAATCATAGAGGCAAGCAACTTGTCAACGTCGTCTGGTCTCTACGATAGTTTTTACTATTTGAATACAATAAACAATCTACAGCTGCAGAAAGACATAGACGAGCTGAAGCCAGCGTTCGATAATTTAGACGCAGCGATAAAGAAATCCATAGACGGGATTAAGAAGAACAGAAATCATATAAACAACGACATTGATATGTGTCAGAGGAGATTACAAGTGAAATGGGAATTTATACGCAAGAAATATGTAGAACTACTGAAATCCAGAGATCCCGAATGCGTTCTGAGAATAGAATCCAGCACTTCTGGATTTACGGATACTATGAAAGAGCTACTGCAGCTCACCTGCTTCGACAAGAACTTTCTGAAGCAAGGTGTAGACGTCATTACAGCTGTCAGTAAATTGGTCAGACAGAAGATCAACGACTTCAGCAATTTCTTGAAAGTCAAAGCTCTCAAGAACTTCACTCTCGGCTC GAGAACTTCCCTAACCATCAACAAATATCTGGAAGAGTTCCCAGGGCtggttcattttatttatgtagACAGAACGACACACAGGCTCACTGCTCCAACTTTGGATTTCACTAGTCCTGAAACATTAGCGCTTACCAATAAGAAG ATATGGACGATGGTTGATCATAGCAGAGCTCATTTACAAGAAGGACACTTGTCTGTCATGTGGAAGGATACAACGTTTAATTATGCGTATTTTTTATGGTTTGAGGACAATTCG ggATCGCCCTTGAAGTGTAAAATTCACCCGAATCATCTAATGAAAAATCTCCCCCTGCCTGGTATCATATGTGGTGACTATTACAA GAAACTTGTCGAAGTCTGCTTTCCAAAGTTATCACCAAACAAGATCAGAATATACGAGCTCTACTGTGTACACTTGGGTCTAGCAACGTCGTCTTGCGTCTTGGAACATTCCAGAAGACTCGCAGCGACGATATGGGAAGTTACCGGAGTGCCAAACAACCCTATTGATATTCTGTAA